The segment CAACTGATTCAGTATGTACTCTTTCACGGGACACAGCCCTCAAAGCTTTCACTTTCTCTACAAGTACTCATATACATTTTTCGTAATTTACATTGAGGGTGGGGCTACCTCTGCACAACGCTCGACTTGTATGCACAAGAGGGGGCTCTCACTACCTTACGCTAACCCAAAAGATATACTTCCATCCTCTGAGGATTCAACTCATCGACACTTACTTGGGTCCACACCCTCCCTGCTACCAGAATACGGgaccttcctgttttctttcactgtttctagctataacttatatatattcgcTTTCCATTAAGCACTTCATCAACTCGCACTGCTTAGCAGCAGCCTTTCTCAAAGGGCGTGCAGAACGTCTTGGTCTGCTAACTGAACGTCAACGTCACTACCAACTCGATACCTCAGTATCATTCACTTCAGCACTCTCACTTACCATATTGGTATCGCTCGATTCGTTACCAATATCATTAGCGTCTTTGTCACTCAAGACCTTTGTGGCTGGTTGTTCGGATGTTGCAGCCAGTGCCATCCCTTGGTCGTCCCCAGACGtcacaacatttcctggaacACCTACTGCTGGGCTGTACGCTCCCTCGTCTCAGACCTCTTCGTTGCCGTATCGTCGTCAAGCACCATCTCCTCCGTCGCACCATCAACATCGTCACGCCCGTTCGTCTCCAAGgccatcatcgtcatctgagggggcaatttccaggggaggggAACCAAGTGGCTGACAGCACGCAAGGACTCAACATCTTCAAACAATACCTTGGCCGAACGCACGACGCCGTCGTCGTCCGGGTACGTCTCCACAACGCGTCCAAGGGGCCATGTtgctcgttttattttattttcttgctttactAACACTATGTCTCCAGGGTGCAGCTTGGTGGGTTCCCCAGACTGACAATCGTGTCGGGCTCTTAGGGCACTCAggta is part of the Macrobrachium nipponense isolate FS-2020 chromosome 15, ASM1510439v2, whole genome shotgun sequence genome and harbors:
- the LOC135226724 gene encoding uncharacterized protein LOC135226724 translates to MKTLNATFTSRRLRDQYLKLTDTLKAFRERWRKEYLSALRARHDCQSGEPTKLHPGDIVLVKQENKIKRATWPLGRVVETYPDDDGVVRSAKVLFEDVESLRAVSHLVPLPWKLPPQMTMMALETNGRDDVDGATEEMVLDDDTATKRSETRERTAQQ